The following is a genomic window from Chloroflexota bacterium.
GGCTCACGCGAACACTTTCGACAGTCATCTCAACCATGATCCTACTGCTCCTCCCTTGCCGTGTTCCTCGCTAAGATACTCTATGGATTAAGAAGATGCATAAATTATGCCGCTGCCTATTACTCCCCACCGTGCGGTAGGACCGCTTCAGGACTGCCACGGGTGTCCTTTTTAAGTATAAGATGCAGGGCAGCTTTTGTCAAATGCGACTCGTAGATCACCGTGAGCCAAAACAGAAGAAGGAGGATGGCTGTAATAGCGCTAATCAGGAGCCCCAATTTCACCATGAAGGGGTCGAACACAAACTCCACGGTGTGATCGCCTTGAGGAACGTAAACCGCCCGGAAGAGGTAATCAGCCCGATAGATCTTTGTCCTCTTCCCACCCACAAAGGCTTTCCATCCCGGATAATAGGCATCGGTGAGGACTAACAAGGCATTTCTTGCGGCCTGTACCCGCAGAAGAACTCTTTGGGGCGAGTAATGCACTACCTCAGTGGAACCCATTAGGGAAACATCGGGACTGACCCCCAACGTTGATACCTTATCAGGCACCATCAACCGCGTCAAATCGAAGGGTTCCTCGAGGATGGCCTCTTTGGCCGGGTCGAAGTCGCTTTCCATCATCCGCCTCATAACGCCTGGCCCGGGCTTGATGATTTTGACCGAGGGGACAAGAAAAGCCCTCGGCAGATAATTGGGGTTCTCATAGACCATGTTTTCGCCATCCTGAAAAACCGGCCGGTACCTGGACAGCGCACTGCTCGACGTATCTTTGGCTGCCTGAACATAGCGGACATTGGCCAGGTCCAGTAGACGATTGCCAGCGCGTTGGGCATGAACCGTATAGATACGGTGACGATCCATCCTCAGAGAACTATAGCCCCCAAACTGGGCCAGCCCGAATTGGGTCAGCTTATTGGATTCCAGCTCGACATGCCTCCAAGTGTAAACCCGATAGAGGCCAGCGCCTTCTCTCATAAAATCAATGGCCGCTGAGGGCGTGACCAGCCGTTCAATTGAAATCATCGGGTGAAATCCCGAGGCAAAATAGAGCAAATCGCCAGCCACGAGAAGCACTAACAAACCTTGCCCCAACCAGGGAGCAATTGTAAAGCGTTGGAAACAGAAGAGCGTCAGAACAGTGAGTAGTAAAAGGACCAGGGACACGATCGTCCTTGGGTTAGAAAGGTCTAAAGAATGCAACAAGAAATCGTACGCTTGTTCAGCGGTGAGCGTGGCGTTGCCTCGGTCCTGAGCCAGATAGAATCGCTGGATCAGAGCGAGAGCCAGTTCTCTATTGGTCACCAGCCAGGCCCGACCGCTGCTCAGAAGCAAACCTATCCCACCCAGACATGCCGCCAGGACAGCTAGATATAGACCGAACCGGTCCCGTCTCACCTGAGTCAGGGATGATGCAGAGGCAGACGAGCCATGACTCAGTGCTCTTTTTCGCAGCCAATCCAAACCAAACCCGGCCAATATGGCCACAGAGAGGATAAACAGCAAGCTGAAGCGGCCCGGCACGCGCATCATCGAAAGCACAGGCACGCGCCACACCAGCCAATAAAGCTTGATGGGCAAATAGCCGCCGAAGGCCAGCAATAGACTCAGCAGGGCCAAGACACCGAAGAAGAGAACATATCTATTTCTCACCCAGATGACGGCCAGGGAGGCCAGAATCAGTGGGGCAATTCCGGCATAGACAGTCGTCTCCCAGTGCACCCAGGGCGACCAGTTCTCCCCATGGGGGCCACGGAAGAAATAAGGGAAGAGCAAGGTCAAAATATTTTGCATCGGCAGAGAGAACGACGTGGCAAACTCCCAGGCGGCGCGATAGCCTCGAAAAGAATAGCGAGATAACTCATAAAGTGGCAAAAGCTGTACCGCGGCCAGGCCGAGGCCAATGGTGAACACCAGGAACAGCACTTGCAAAAGGAGCAACGATCGTACCACCCCTGTCCGGACGAGGGGACCAAACGACCTCATCTCAACGGTGATCCCACTTGCAAGGAGGACACGAAAGGCCACGTACAGAGCGATGGCCAGCGACGTGAGCAGTACCGGCTGGACATGTACGGCCAGGGACTCAACACCCAAGGCAACCCCAGCGAGGGTGAGGTAGAGATAAAAGCGCTTGCCCCGAGAGCATAGGCCCTTTTCCAGGAAGAACAGGATCAACGGCAGCCAGGTAGCACTGTTCACGACATTAGCATGATGCATTTGGGCGACCATAAAGCTACCGAGGGTGAAGACCAGGGCTGCCACCATGGCCGCTGATCGGCTCAAGTCGAGCAGCCGCGCGTAAGCATAGGTGAAGCAGCCCGCCAGGAAGAAGTGGATCACCCGCTGCCAGACGAAGCCCTGCACGGCAGGAAGAATAGCGAACAGGAGCAGATTCAGGGGATAAAGTATGCCCGTTTCCCCATCGGCAAAAAGAGGGAATCCGGCGAGCATATTGGGCGTCCATAACGGGATGCGTCCCTGGGCAAAGGCCTGATCCACCCGCATCGCCAGAGGAAAATAGAAAGTGACGGTATCACTTTCATAGTAGATCTTGCCTGCCAGAATAGCTTCCCTGAAGAGGAAAAGCACGGCACAAAACAGAAAGGCGATGGCCCCAACATCGCCTCTCATCTCGCTCTGCCACCCAAACCTGGCTCGCCTCATGATTCCTTGGGCCAGACCCCGGACACCCCTCATCCCCACCCTCATAGCCAGGGAGTACACTCGCCCATATTTGCCGCTATGCCTTTTCCCGATCTCAGCAGCTGCTTGATCCAGCAGGTCCACCTTTCAGCTCCTGGAAACGATGAAGACTCCCAGGCAGATTATAGATACTCCAGCAAAACGCAGGAGCGAAACCTGCTCGCGCAAGATCAACCAGGAGGTCACTACCACCAGAACATAGCCCAGGCTGAGCATAGGATAGGCATAGCTCAGATCGACCCGTGATATGACCGATAGCCAGAAGATAGAGCCAGAGAAGACCAATCCGAAGCCGAGGAGTATCGGTACGGTAGTAAAAGCACGTGTCAGCCCGCCAAGCAGGAGGCTAGGATGCATTGAAAGAACTCCAATCTGGTTGACTCCGTATTTCAGCAATAGCTCACCACTGACTGAGAGACATATAGCGACTAACAACAGTAAAAAGGCTCTCACTGCTTCCCCCTTTACTAGGCATACGGTGCCGGTTATTTAACAGCGATGGCGATCACCGAAAGTCCCCAGGGTAGATTCGTCCGGACTAAAAGCCACGCTTCCAAAAATAAGGTACGCATCAGCCAGCGGTTGAT
Proteins encoded in this region:
- a CDS encoding YfhO family protein — translated: MDLLDQAAAEIGKRHSGKYGRVYSLAMRVGMRGVRGLAQGIMRRARFGWQSEMRGDVGAIAFLFCAVLFLFREAILAGKIYYESDTVTFYFPLAMRVDQAFAQGRIPLWTPNMLAGFPLFADGETGILYPLNLLLFAILPAVQGFVWQRVIHFFLAGCFTYAYARLLDLSRSAAMVAALVFTLGSFMVAQMHHANVVNSATWLPLILFFLEKGLCSRGKRFYLYLTLAGVALGVESLAVHVQPVLLTSLAIALYVAFRVLLASGITVEMRSFGPLVRTGVVRSLLLLQVLFLVFTIGLGLAAVQLLPLYELSRYSFRGYRAAWEFATSFSLPMQNILTLLFPYFFRGPHGENWSPWVHWETTVYAGIAPLILASLAVIWVRNRYVLFFGVLALLSLLLAFGGYLPIKLYWLVWRVPVLSMMRVPGRFSLLFILSVAILAGFGLDWLRKRALSHGSSASASSLTQVRRDRFGLYLAVLAACLGGIGLLLSSGRAWLVTNRELALALIQRFYLAQDRGNATLTAEQAYDFLLHSLDLSNPRTIVSLVLLLLTVLTLFCFQRFTIAPWLGQGLLVLLVAGDLLYFASGFHPMISIERLVTPSAAIDFMREGAGLYRVYTWRHVELESNKLTQFGLAQFGGYSSLRMDRHRIYTVHAQRAGNRLLDLANVRYVQAAKDTSSSALSRYRPVFQDGENMVYENPNYLPRAFLVPSVKIIKPGPGVMRRMMESDFDPAKEAILEEPFDLTRLMVPDKVSTLGVSPDVSLMGSTEVVHYSPQRVLLRVQAARNALLVLTDAYYPGWKAFVGGKRTKIYRADYLFRAVYVPQGDHTVEFVFDPFMVKLGLLISAITAILLLLFWLTVIYESHLTKAALHLILKKDTRGSPEAVLPHGGE
- a CDS encoding EamA family transporter yields the protein MRAFLLLLVAICLSVSGELLLKYGVNQIGVLSMHPSLLLGGLTRAFTTVPILLGFGLVFSGSIFWLSVISRVDLSYAYPMLSLGYVLVVVTSWLILREQVSLLRFAGVSIICLGVFIVSRS